One window from the genome of Deinococcus sp. NW-56 encodes:
- a CDS encoding acetamidase/formamidase family protein produces MTHHHLGPESIHTVWDRALAPALSVRPGDTVTFDTLDASDGGVARRAAQGDASGPADLLALAAADAHGPRPGPRGHPLTGPVFVEGTEPGDALRIELLEVRTAAWGWTGCRPDGIGLLDAVLGAEGLKPYTHLWDLRAGDHAEFLPGIRVPLAPFPGVMGVAPGEPGPHPTAPPRSVGGNMDIRQLVAGSTLWLPVEAPGALFSVGDLHAAQGDGELSGTGIECAGQITLRFGVERGANLVTPEFTTPTHGGSSRRWHAATGHHPDLMEAARLALRPLLRRLEARGLTLEQAYVLSSACVDLKISQIVDAPNYTVSAFLPLDVFGED; encoded by the coding sequence ATGACCCATCACCACCTCGGCCCCGAGTCCATCCACACCGTCTGGGACCGCGCCCTGGCCCCGGCCCTGAGCGTTCGCCCCGGCGACACGGTGACCTTCGACACGCTCGACGCCTCGGACGGCGGGGTGGCGCGGCGGGCGGCGCAGGGAGACGCTTCCGGCCCAGCAGACTTGCTCGCGCTCGCGGCGGCGGATGCCCACGGCCCACGCCCCGGCCCACGCGGGCACCCGCTTACCGGCCCCGTCTTCGTGGAGGGCACTGAGCCGGGGGACGCTCTGCGAATTGAGTTGCTGGAGGTTCGCACCGCCGCCTGGGGCTGGACCGGGTGCCGTCCGGACGGCATCGGCCTGCTGGACGCCGTGCTGGGCGCCGAGGGCCTGAAGCCCTACACCCACCTCTGGGACCTGCGGGCAGGCGACCACGCCGAGTTCCTGCCGGGCATCCGGGTGCCGCTCGCGCCCTTTCCCGGTGTCATGGGCGTGGCACCGGGCGAGCCGGGACCGCACCCCACCGCGCCGCCCCGCTCGGTGGGCGGCAACATGGACATCCGGCAACTCGTGGCGGGCAGCACCCTCTGGCTCCCGGTCGAGGCGCCGGGGGCGCTGTTCTCGGTGGGCGACCTGCACGCGGCGCAGGGCGACGGCGAGCTGTCGGGCACTGGGATCGAGTGCGCGGGGCAGATCACCCTGCGCTTCGGCGTGGAGCGCGGCGCGAACCTCGTCACCCCCGAGTTCACCACCCCCACCCACGGCGGAAGCAGCCGCCGCTGGCACGCCGCGACCGGCCACCACCCCGACCTGATGGAAGCCGCCCGCCTTGCCCTGCGCCCGCTGCTGCGGCGGCTGGAGGCGCGGGGCTTGACGCTGGAGCAGGCGTATGTCCTGTCGAGCGCCTGCGTGGACCTCAAGATCAGCCAGATCGTGGACGCGCCCAACTACACGGTGAGCGCCTTTTTGCCGCTGGACGTGTTCGGGGAGGATTGA
- a CDS encoding DAK2 domain-containing protein gives MLRVATDWLGVYREQVNALNVYPVPDGDTGTNMHLTLQSVRRELDTCDESSMASVARAISYGALLGARGNSGVILSQLLKGFAETVRGVNTIDAATLAAAFRAAQKAGYGAVMKPVEGTILTVARGVADGANGPRERDTVDAVLEQALFEGQKLLDQTPEMLPALKQAGVIDSGGQGYLYVVQGMLAALRGEALPEAPEVTGYAGEQFETEEFGYCTEFLMSEATKPIEEIRELVTPFGDSLLVVGAEGYVKGHIHTNEPDALLATVGRYGRMLKTKVEDMSEQHTEILGMAGAAARAEEEVPPSGLVAVASGYGLVKLFRSLGARIVSGGQTANPSVQDIVDAVRSVSAEHVLILPNNKNVLMAAEKAMELMEGRAVVVPTRTLGQGIGAALAFQPDADAESLRDAMVEAAGRVTTFEVTRASRSTNITTREGETLEITEGDVIGLKDDELVQAGGTPEDSVLHMLNRSYEGQEVITVFGGPQSTPESLEALAGRLRHAFPLAEVEVHSGGPDLYDYLVTLE, from the coding sequence ATGCTGCGGGTGGCGACCGACTGGCTGGGCGTGTACCGCGAGCAGGTCAACGCCCTGAACGTCTACCCGGTCCCCGACGGCGACACCGGCACCAACATGCACCTCACCCTGCAATCGGTGCGGCGCGAACTCGATACCTGCGACGAATCCAGCATGGCCTCGGTCGCCCGCGCGATCAGCTACGGGGCGCTGCTGGGAGCGCGGGGCAACTCCGGGGTGATCCTCTCGCAACTGCTCAAGGGCTTCGCGGAGACGGTGCGTGGGGTGAATACCATCGACGCCGCCACCCTCGCCGCCGCCTTCCGCGCGGCTCAGAAGGCCGGATACGGGGCCGTCATGAAGCCCGTCGAGGGCACCATCCTGACCGTGGCGCGGGGCGTGGCGGACGGCGCAAACGGTCCCCGCGAGCGCGACACCGTGGACGCGGTGCTGGAACAGGCCCTGTTCGAGGGGCAAAAGCTGCTCGACCAGACCCCGGAGATGCTCCCGGCCCTCAAGCAGGCGGGCGTGATCGACTCCGGCGGCCAGGGCTACCTGTACGTGGTGCAGGGGATGCTGGCGGCCCTGCGCGGCGAGGCGCTTCCCGAGGCCCCCGAGGTCACCGGCTACGCGGGCGAGCAGTTCGAGACCGAGGAGTTCGGCTACTGCACCGAGTTCCTGATGTCGGAGGCGACCAAGCCCATCGAGGAGATCCGCGAACTCGTCACGCCGTTCGGAGACAGCCTGCTCGTCGTGGGCGCGGAGGGCTACGTCAAGGGCCACATCCACACCAACGAACCTGACGCGCTGCTGGCGACGGTGGGCCGCTACGGGCGGATGCTCAAGACCAAGGTCGAGGACATGTCCGAGCAGCACACCGAGATTCTGGGCATGGCGGGGGCGGCGGCCCGCGCCGAGGAGGAGGTGCCGCCGTCCGGCCTCGTCGCGGTGGCGAGCGGCTACGGCCTCGTCAAGCTGTTCCGTTCGCTGGGTGCCCGCATCGTGTCGGGCGGGCAGACCGCCAACCCCAGCGTGCAGGACATCGTGGACGCGGTGCGGTCGGTCAGTGCCGAGCATGTGCTGATCCTCCCCAACAACAAGAACGTCCTGATGGCCGCCGAGAAGGCGATGGAACTGATGGAGGGCCGCGCCGTGGTCGTGCCGACCCGCACGCTGGGGCAGGGCATCGGGGCGGCGCTCGCCTTCCAGCCGGACGCCGACGCGGAGAGCCTGCGCGACGCGATGGTGGAGGCGGCGGGCCGCGTGACCACCTTCGAGGTCACCCGCGCGAGCCGTTCGACCAACATCACGACCCGTGAGGGCGAGACGCTGGAGATCACGGAAGGCGACGTGATCGGGCTCAAGGACGACGAACTGGTGCAGGCGGGGGGCACCCCGGAAGACAGCGTGCTGCACATGCTGAACCGCAGCTACGAGGGGCAGGAGGTCATCACGGTCTTCGGCGGGCCGCAGAGCACCCCCGAGAGCCTGGAGGCCCTGGCTGGGCGCCTCCGCCACGCCTTCCCGCTCGCGGAGGTGGAGGTGCACTCGGGCGGGCCGGACCTGTACGACTACCTCGTGACGCTGGAGTAA
- a CDS encoding helix-turn-helix transcriptional regulator yields the protein MKSSSASSSDGDFFEVTDPVAIALLLRERPRRVLAAFLSGETTVSAAARQTGLDLRVVHRDVQALARAGLLRVIRLERRAGRPVKHYQPSADAYFVDHLNTPAADLEELTGASAKHNYRLFHHAADREFSRALRESGRRWGWWLYATPEPPGYHMRQGSPADRKVSELQEWQGPAALMLQGFPVFRLTDEQARDLQRDLILLMRKGEAYGQANAGGGRPFLLPVGIAPLTEEEAAGLHR from the coding sequence GTGAAATCCTCAAGTGCGAGTAGCTCGGATGGCGACTTCTTCGAGGTCACCGACCCCGTCGCCATCGCCCTGCTGCTGCGCGAGCGGCCCCGGCGGGTGCTGGCGGCCTTTCTGAGCGGGGAGACGACCGTCTCGGCGGCGGCCCGGCAGACCGGGCTGGACCTGCGGGTCGTTCACCGGGACGTGCAGGCCCTCGCGCGGGCGGGGCTGCTGCGGGTGATTCGCCTGGAACGTCGGGCGGGCCGCCCGGTCAAGCACTATCAGCCCAGCGCCGACGCCTACTTCGTGGATCACCTGAACACGCCCGCCGCCGACCTGGAGGAACTGACCGGGGCCTCTGCCAAGCACAATTACCGCCTCTTCCACCACGCCGCCGACCGTGAATTCAGCCGCGCCCTGCGCGAGTCCGGGCGGCGCTGGGGCTGGTGGCTGTACGCGACGCCGGAGCCGCCCGGCTACCACATGCGTCAGGGCAGCCCGGCCGACCGCAAGGTCAGCGAGTTGCAGGAGTGGCAGGGACCCGCCGCGCTGATGCTGCAAGGCTTTCCCGTCTTTCGTCTTACCGACGAGCAGGCCCGCGACCTGCAACGCGACCTGATTCTTCTGATGCGGAAGGGAGAAGCCTACGGGCAGGCCAATGCCGGAGGGGGCCGCCCCTTCCTGCTGCCGGTGGGTATCGCGCCGCTGACCGAGGAGGAAGCGGCGGGGCTGCACCGCTGA
- a CDS encoding leucyl aminopeptidase family protein — MQLVMGPLEGAQAADLTLTFVTPGAAGGPERLTRDLKPGKVALLSRGESGDVAAALIPEDAGQAREVGAAFVKLATDLGAASLAVEASEYGDALALAALAAGRKDARYREKARPGPTSLTVGGLADAARLDALTAGVQFARDLVNAPANVLNPATLAREARRLEGHGADVDIWDSTEIEARGMGLLAAVAAGSATGPRLIRVTLPARGEVTRVVALVGKGVTFDTGGYSIKPAAGMAPMKNDMGGAATVLGAMRALAALRGRLPEGLEVRAYVPAAENMVGPHAMRPGDIYRAANGKTVEVVNTDAEGRLILADALAVACDEGATEIVDVATLTGAKMIALGSDIAGLFSSDADLAARLKASAEAAGEYVWELPLHAPYLRAFQKETLADLRNSDLVPQGGSIKAALFLQEFVTRPWAHLDIAGNAQKDGEATGWGVGTLVGYVLNG, encoded by the coding sequence ATGCAACTCGTGATGGGACCGCTGGAGGGGGCGCAGGCCGCCGACCTGACGCTGACGTTCGTGACGCCGGGAGCGGCCGGGGGACCGGAGCGCCTGACCCGTGACCTGAAGCCGGGCAAGGTCGCCCTGCTCTCGCGCGGTGAGTCGGGGGACGTGGCCGCCGCCCTGATTCCCGAGGACGCGGGGCAGGCCCGCGAGGTGGGCGCGGCGTTCGTGAAGCTGGCGACCGACCTCGGCGCCGCGTCCCTGGCGGTGGAGGCCAGTGAGTACGGGGACGCCCTCGCCCTCGCCGCGCTCGCCGCCGGGCGCAAGGATGCCCGTTACCGGGAGAAGGCCCGCCCCGGCCCCACGTCCCTGACCGTGGGGGGCCTCGCGGACGCGGCGCGGCTCGACGCCCTGACCGCCGGGGTGCAGTTCGCCCGCGACCTCGTGAACGCGCCCGCCAACGTGCTCAACCCGGCGACCCTCGCCCGCGAAGCCCGGCGTCTGGAGGGCCACGGGGCCGACGTGGACATCTGGGACAGCACCGAGATCGAGGCGCGGGGGATGGGCCTGCTCGCCGCTGTCGCCGCCGGAAGCGCGACCGGCCCGCGCCTGATCCGGGTCACCCTCCCCGCGCGGGGCGAGGTGACGCGGGTGGTCGCCCTGGTGGGCAAGGGCGTGACCTTCGACACGGGGGGCTACTCCATCAAGCCCGCGGCGGGCATGGCCCCCATGAAAAACGACATGGGCGGCGCGGCCACCGTCCTGGGCGCGATGCGGGCGCTCGCGGCCCTGCGGGGCCGCCTTCCCGAAGGGCTGGAGGTCCGCGCGTACGTGCCCGCCGCCGAGAACATGGTCGGCCCCCACGCCATGCGCCCCGGCGACATCTACCGCGCGGCGAACGGCAAGACGGTGGAGGTCGTGAACACCGACGCCGAGGGCCGCCTGATCCTGGCCGACGCCCTTGCGGTGGCCTGCGACGAGGGCGCCACCGAGATCGTGGACGTGGCGACCCTGACCGGGGCCAAGATGATCGCCCTCGGCAGCGACATCGCGGGCCTCTTTTCCAGCGACGCCGACCTCGCGGCCCGGCTCAAGGCGAGCGCGGAGGCGGCGGGCGAGTACGTCTGGGAACTGCCCCTCCACGCGCCGTACCTGAGGGCCTTCCAGAAGGAGACGCTGGCCGACCTCCGCAACTCCGACCTCGTGCCCCAGGGCGGCAGCATCAAGGCGGCCCTCTTCCTGCAGGAGTTCGTCACCCGGCCCTGGGCGCACCTCGACATCGCCGGAAACGCGCAGAAGGACGGCGAGGCGACCGGGTGGGGTGTGGGGACGTTGGTGGGGTACGTGCTGAACGGGTAA
- a CDS encoding MarR family winged helix-turn-helix transcriptional regulator encodes MTASPSPSPKAAPTPEQVSLFIGRLWQFNRKLKQDINPLLVEKHDLDTRRFFVLRGIQTGAGYPKVLAERLELPPALLSRYLDGLARQGLIARQLDPDDSRRTRLSLTPAGEAALAATVQSVHALVGTRLSRLDPETLTTVLDALAVLTDEGLTQEDPS; translated from the coding sequence ATGACCGCTTCCCCCTCCCCCTCGCCGAAAGCGGCGCCGACGCCCGAACAGGTCAGCCTGTTCATCGGGCGGCTGTGGCAGTTCAACCGCAAGCTCAAGCAGGACATCAACCCGCTGCTGGTCGAGAAACATGACCTCGACACCCGGCGCTTTTTCGTGCTGCGCGGCATCCAGACCGGGGCGGGCTATCCCAAGGTGCTCGCCGAGCGGCTGGAGCTGCCGCCCGCGCTGCTCAGCCGTTACCTCGACGGGCTGGCGCGGCAGGGATTGATCGCCCGGCAGCTCGACCCCGACGATTCGCGCCGCACCCGCCTGAGCCTGACCCCGGCGGGCGAGGCCGCGCTGGCCGCCACGGTGCAGAGCGTGCACGCGCTGGTCGGCACCCGGCTCTCCCGCCTCGACCCCGAGACCCTGACCACCGTGCTGGACGCCCTCGCCGTGCTGACGGACGAGGGGCTCACCCAGGAGGACCCCTCTTGA
- a CDS encoding Asp23/Gls24 family envelope stress response protein, with protein MTGSIQITEGALASLIGLTAHEVPGVVGMAPANLKEGISRVLGRANAREGVVVTREGGDYSADLYIVMAYGVSIPTVAQNIKERVEHLVRTQAGIELKTTRIHAVGVQRA; from the coding sequence GTGACTGGTTCCATTCAAATCACCGAGGGCGCCCTCGCGTCCCTCATCGGGCTGACCGCGCACGAGGTGCCGGGAGTGGTGGGCATGGCCCCGGCAAACCTCAAGGAGGGCATCTCCCGCGTGCTGGGCCGCGCCAACGCCCGCGAGGGCGTCGTGGTGACCCGCGAGGGCGGGGACTACTCCGCCGACCTCTATATCGTGATGGCCTACGGGGTCAGCATCCCCACCGTCGCCCAGAACATCAAGGAGCGGGTCGAGCACCTCGTGCGGACCCAGGCGGGGATCGAACTCAAGACCACGCGCATTCATGCGGTGGGGGTGCAGCGTGCCTGA
- a CDS encoding DUF4032 domain-containing protein, which yields MTDHDQRTRARHEVERARRVAHLHDLLAILRRERGDLLPFDWVRHLSPQGEHALGVQAIPVEKIAGSVDRYREFDRHYLPRERHLDERWIGVRSAQLQGKELPPIQVYKVGELYFVKDGNHRVSVARRLGQKYIDAHVIELQVTVAPDEDDSLRDLILKGEYARFLRETRLGEVVPDHRDICFTTPGRYDRLLEHIRTRQYFLDRKPGREGLPPVSWEEAVESWYRRLYSRVVENLEKHGVMARFPGRTEADLYLWIMDHRYFLTQQYGHDVGSEKATRDFGEHHAPPLYRRLGQRLKLRWQGKLGTA from the coding sequence GAACCCGCGCCCGGCACGAGGTGGAACGCGCCCGCCGGGTGGCGCACCTGCACGACCTGCTCGCCATCTTGCGGCGCGAGCGGGGCGACCTGCTCCCTTTCGACTGGGTGCGGCACCTCTCGCCCCAGGGGGAGCACGCGCTGGGGGTGCAGGCGATTCCCGTCGAGAAGATCGCCGGGTCAGTGGACCGCTACCGCGAGTTCGACCGCCACTACCTCCCGCGCGAACGCCACCTCGACGAGCGCTGGATCGGCGTACGCTCGGCGCAGCTTCAGGGCAAGGAACTGCCGCCCATTCAGGTCTACAAGGTGGGCGAGCTGTACTTCGTCAAGGACGGCAACCACCGCGTCTCGGTCGCGCGGCGGCTGGGGCAGAAGTACATCGACGCGCACGTGATCGAGTTGCAGGTGACCGTGGCCCCCGACGAAGACGACTCCCTGCGCGACCTCATCCTGAAGGGGGAATACGCCCGCTTCCTGCGCGAGACGCGGTTGGGCGAGGTGGTGCCGGATCACCGCGACATCTGCTTCACCACGCCGGGGCGCTACGACCGGTTGCTGGAGCACATCCGCACCCGGCAATATTTTCTGGACCGCAAGCCGGGGCGCGAGGGGCTGCCCCCGGTGTCGTGGGAGGAGGCGGTGGAGAGCTGGTATCGCCGTCTCTACAGCCGGGTGGTCGAGAACCTGGAGAAACACGGCGTCATGGCCCGCTTTCCAGGCCGCACCGAGGCCGACCTGTACCTCTGGATCATGGACCACCGCTACTTCCTGACCCAGCAGTACGGCCACGACGTGGGCAGCGAGAAGGCCACCCGCGACTTCGGGGAGCACCATGCGCCGCCCCTCTACCGTCGGTTGGGACAGCGGCTCAAGTTGCGCTGGCAGGGCAAGTTGGGGACGGCGTAG
- a CDS encoding amidohydrolase family protein, with protein sequence MTEITLTELAECTDRTTPLVLLGRLWNGLDAQATEDGAVRIENGRITFAGERAALAAPANALTVRTGGTLMPGLIDLHVHARPGYLAWFVAAGVTTVRDACNSLETVAQMRALALKPRLLPCGPLLDGPDAFFHNFGPGAVHRPGDGLERRAGAWVVDTPQEARDAVTRLHGEGITQLKLYEQLAPEVYEAAARRARELDLPVMTDLGMLSTRGLTGARVDARQALALGVRTIEHVSGYALAYQRMGGDPLAERLDGTLLDDLAGLTVEAGTALVPTLMIFATLARDEVFDTSGVPLADLDDAVQASLQAQWQRVHAGTAPARHHARADLRLASELLTRVRALGGRIGAGTDTPAAAFNLPGGGLHQELELLAQAGLSPLDALRAATSEAGQILGRPDLGVLREGAVADVLVVRGNPLRDLRATRQIAAVVQGGRVHTPEALREALLRQGAEMELARSS encoded by the coding sequence ATGACCGAAATCACCCTGACAGAGCTGGCCGAATGCACCGACCGCACGACGCCGCTGGTGCTGCTGGGCCGCCTTTGGAATGGCCTAGATGCTCAGGCGACCGAGGACGGCGCGGTGCGGATTGAGAATGGACGCATCACCTTCGCGGGCGAACGGGCGGCATTGGCAGCCCCGGCGAATGCCCTGACCGTCCGCACCGGGGGCACGCTGATGCCGGGCCTGATCGACCTGCATGTTCACGCCCGACCGGGCTATCTGGCCTGGTTCGTGGCGGCGGGCGTGACGACCGTGCGGGACGCCTGCAATTCGCTGGAGACGGTGGCGCAGATGCGGGCGCTGGCCCTGAAGCCCCGGCTGCTGCCCTGCGGCCCGCTGCTGGACGGCCCCGACGCCTTCTTCCACAACTTCGGGCCGGGAGCCGTCCACCGGCCGGGCGACGGGCTGGAACGCCGCGCCGGGGCGTGGGTGGTGGACACCCCCCAGGAGGCGCGGGACGCGGTGACCCGCCTGCACGGGGAGGGGATCACCCAGCTCAAGCTGTACGAGCAACTTGCGCCGGAGGTGTACGAGGCGGCGGCCCGGCGTGCCAGGGAGCTGGACCTGCCCGTCATGACCGACCTCGGCATGCTGAGCACGCGCGGGCTGACGGGAGCGCGGGTGGACGCCCGGCAGGCGCTCGCGCTGGGTGTGCGGACCATCGAGCACGTGTCCGGCTACGCCCTGGCCTACCAGAGGATGGGCGGTGATCCCCTCGCGGAGAGGCTGGACGGCACCCTGCTGGACGACCTCGCGGGCCTCACGGTGGAGGCGGGCACGGCGCTCGTCCCCACCCTGATGATCTTCGCCACGCTCGCCCGCGATGAAGTCTTTGATACGTCCGGCGTGCCGCTGGCCGATCTGGACGATGCGGTGCAGGCGAGTCTTCAAGCCCAGTGGCAGAGGGTTCACGCGGGCACCGCGCCCGCTCGCCACCATGCCCGCGCGGACTTGCGGCTGGCCTCCGAACTGCTGACCCGCGTTCGGGCGTTGGGCGGACGCATCGGGGCGGGCACCGACACCCCCGCTGCCGCGTTCAACCTGCCCGGTGGCGGGCTGCATCAGGAGCTGGAGCTGCTGGCGCAGGCGGGCCTCTCGCCCCTGGATGCCCTGAGGGCCGCGACGAGCGAGGCCGGGCAGATTCTGGGGCGGCCGGACCTCGGCGTGCTGCGGGAGGGCGCGGTGGCCGACGTGCTCGTCGTGCGCGGCAATCCCCTGCGCGACCTGCGGGCCACCCGGCAGATCGCGGCGGTGGTGCAGGGCGGGCGGGTCCACACCCCGGAGGCGTTGCGGGAGGCGCTCCTGCGGCAGGGGGCGGAGATGGAACTGGCGCGGTCGTCCTGA
- a CDS encoding MDR family MFS transporter: protein MTAPVSPTPAAPQFTAQEKRTTLIGLLVVFLLAALSQTIVGTAMPRIIEDLQGFNLYSWVTTAYLLASTVMVPIYGKLSDLYGRKPILVFGIVVFLLGSALSGLSGEPWLGNFLGGGMNQLIAFRAVAGFGGAALFTTAFTILADMFDPAERAKFGGLFGAIFGLASVIGPAVGGFLTDQASWRWVFYVNLPLGLFALFLILAKMPKLTHRMAGKIDYLGAALILLTTIPLLLALTWGGITYPWDSARILGLFALSAVSLLAFVWAESRTKDAIIPLNLFRVPMFSLGNLASFIMGMAFLGVILFLPLFMQMVLGVSATNSGFSMLPLMGGLILSSIVAGQVVARTGKYKPWMLGGAVVLLLGIYLLTFLTPQTTLLDLGWRMFIVGLGLGPSQSLFTLAIQNAVPLQQLGIATSSSQFFRQIGSTIGAAVFGTLLLNNLYTELPKHLPQIPGMQMKADNFDLGALRASGTGNGPEKEIQAAFDAQYRQIEAALNGDAAAAKTVASNQALPAELRDLVTGGGLEARVHAGLEAQAKAVQSALVNGEAGRQALLASGETPAALKAQLRALPAQALATPQAAQATAAQVGQAILAQEPELVQETTRSTLAELKTRLEGQARTLAAQLTTGLKDGFTAAMTQMFGTSLWFVLAGLLVTLFVPVLPLRSKAEPVTVAGTPEAQPGD, encoded by the coding sequence TTGACCGCACCCGTTTCCCCCACCCCCGCCGCGCCACAGTTCACGGCCCAGGAAAAACGCACCACCCTGATCGGCCTGCTGGTGGTCTTTTTGCTCGCCGCGCTTAGCCAGACCATCGTGGGCACGGCGATGCCGCGCATCATCGAGGACCTGCAGGGCTTCAACCTCTATTCGTGGGTCACCACCGCCTACCTGCTCGCCTCCACGGTGATGGTGCCCATCTACGGCAAGCTGTCCGACCTGTACGGGCGCAAGCCCATCCTGGTGTTCGGGATCGTGGTCTTCCTGCTGGGGTCGGCGCTGAGCGGTCTGAGCGGGGAGCCGTGGCTGGGCAACTTTCTGGGCGGCGGCATGAACCAGCTCATTGCCTTCCGCGCGGTGGCGGGGTTCGGCGGCGCGGCGCTGTTCACGACCGCCTTTACCATCCTGGCCGACATGTTCGACCCCGCCGAGCGGGCCAAGTTCGGCGGGCTGTTCGGGGCGATCTTCGGCCTCGCCAGCGTGATCGGTCCGGCGGTGGGGGGCTTCCTGACCGATCAGGCGTCGTGGCGGTGGGTCTTCTACGTGAACCTGCCGCTGGGCCTCTTCGCGCTGTTCCTGATCCTGGCGAAAATGCCCAAGCTGACGCACCGCATGGCAGGCAAGATCGACTACCTGGGCGCGGCGCTGATCCTGCTGACCACCATTCCACTGCTGCTCGCGCTGACCTGGGGCGGCATCACCTACCCCTGGGACAGCGCCCGGATTCTGGGCCTGTTTGCCCTCAGCGCCGTCTCGCTGCTGGCCTTCGTCTGGGCCGAGTCGCGCACGAAAGACGCGATCATTCCGTTAAACCTCTTCCGGGTGCCGATGTTCAGCCTGGGCAACCTGGCGTCCTTCATCATGGGGATGGCGTTCCTGGGCGTGATTCTGTTCCTGCCGCTGTTCATGCAGATGGTGCTGGGCGTGTCGGCGACCAACAGCGGCTTTTCGATGCTGCCGCTGATGGGCGGGCTGATCCTGTCGAGCATCGTGGCGGGGCAGGTCGTGGCCCGCACCGGGAAATACAAGCCCTGGATGCTGGGCGGGGCCGTCGTGCTGCTGCTGGGCATCTACCTGCTGACCTTCCTGACGCCGCAAACCACCCTGCTCGACCTGGGCTGGCGCATGTTCATCGTGGGGCTGGGGCTGGGGCCGTCGCAGAGCCTCTTTACCCTGGCGATTCAGAACGCGGTGCCGCTCCAGCAGCTCGGCATCGCCACGTCGAGCAGCCAGTTTTTCCGGCAGATCGGCTCGACCATCGGGGCGGCCGTGTTCGGCACGCTGCTGCTGAACAACCTGTACACCGAACTGCCCAAGCATCTGCCGCAGATTCCGGGGATGCAGATGAAGGCGGACAACTTCGACCTGGGAGCACTGCGGGCCAGCGGCACCGGAAACGGCCCGGAGAAGGAGATTCAGGCGGCCTTCGACGCCCAGTACCGCCAGATTGAAGCGGCGCTGAACGGGGACGCGGCGGCGGCCAAGACGGTCGCGTCCAATCAAGCCCTGCCCGCCGAGCTGCGCGACCTGGTCACGGGCGGCGGGCTGGAGGCACGGGTCCACGCGGGCCTGGAAGCGCAGGCGAAGGCCGTGCAGTCGGCCCTGGTGAATGGGGAGGCCGGACGGCAGGCGCTGCTGGCGAGCGGGGAGACGCCCGCCGCGCTCAAGGCCCAGCTCCGCGCCCTGCCCGCGCAGGCCCTCGCCACCCCGCAGGCGGCGCAGGCGACCGCCGCGCAGGTCGGGCAGGCGATCCTCGCGCAGGAGCCTGAACTCGTGCAGGAAACCACCCGCAGCACGCTGGCCGAGCTGAAGACCCGCCTGGAGGGGCAGGCCCGCACCCTTGCGGCCCAGCTCACGACCGGGCTGAAGGACGGCTTCACGGCGGCCATGACCCAGATGTTCGGCACCAGCCTGTGGTTCGTGCTGGCGGGGTTGCTGGTCACGCTCTTCGTGCCCGTGCTGCCGCTGCGGTCCAAGGCCGAGCCGGTGACGGTGGCGGGGACGCCGGAGGCGCAGCCGGGCGACTGA